A portion of the Callithrix jacchus isolate 240 chromosome 13, calJac240_pri, whole genome shotgun sequence genome contains these proteins:
- the AKAIN1 gene encoding A-kinase anchor protein inhibitor 1 isoform X2, whose amino-acid sequence MVFAPGEKPGNEPEEVKLQNASKQIVQNAILQAMRQVSQESQHREERISDSRGGIQLGVGELTKKHEKK is encoded by the coding sequence GTGAGAAACCTGGAAACGAGCCTGAAGAGGTGAAGCTGCAGAATGCCAGCAAGCAGATTGTGCAGAATGCAATCCTGCAAGCCATGCGGCAAGTCTCCCAGGAGAGTCAGCACAGGGAAGAGAGAATCAGCGACAGCCGGGGCGGCATCCAGCTGGGTGTTGGGGAGTTAACCAAGAAGCACGAAAAGAAGTAA